A region of Panicum virgatum strain AP13 chromosome 8N, P.virgatum_v5, whole genome shotgun sequence DNA encodes the following proteins:
- the LOC120685564 gene encoding putative rRNA methyltransferase YqxC, translating to MRICSVTIHVMPAVIKVMKVDSTLITLIKPQFEARRSQVGGGGIVRDPLVHKEVLDRIISGVEEFGFCNKGWIKSPIKGAEGNKEFLACFHRIPISESQPEVETKAEAEATS from the exons ATGCGAATATGTAGTGTAACTATTCAT GTTATGCCTGCTGTTATCAAAGTAATGAAGGTGGACTCTACGTTGATAACACTTATCAAGCCTCAATTTGAAGCTCGCAGATCACAG GTAGGAGGTGGTGGGATTGTTCGAGATCCCCTGGTTCATAAAGAG GTACTGGATAGAATAATTTCAGGGGTAGAAGAGTTTGGATTCTGCAATAAAGGCTGGATCAAATCTCCCATAAAGGGCGCAGAAGGGAACAAGGAGTTTCTTGCTTGCTTCCACAGGATCCCAATTTCAGAATCGCAACCAGAAGTAGAGACAAAGGCAGAGGCCGAAGCTACATCATAG